The genomic interval CCACGTTTACtacaataaatcggccagttcaacacactgttattgtctgtgtctatttttattttagttttagttttttattttagttttttattttccaattttttattttagttttgttttattttcactgacGCCGTTCTTCCTTTGGGAacccctggttgctggagctggTCTCCGGCACATATCAATGTTGTTACCTTAAGTATAGAAGTAAGCTTTTAATTAACTAGTAAATGTTGATTTCCAGGCACATATTAAACTCTATGTGAATAAAAGTATGATAACTACCTACAGTTTAATTTTGGTGGTTAGAGAATACAAGTATTCATAAAAGGTGAACAAGAATGTAGAacccaaaatataattaaattgtcTTCATAAAATTTTCCTAGATAAAGTTTCTACATTATTAttactagaaaatatttaattgacaCTGAATGTTTGATATTAAATCCTCGAGGACATGGTGACTGGTCCTTGCAACTTCTATTCAAAAGTTGGTCAATAATATAGACACAGACACATGAACATGTGTAACCTAAAAATATTTATCCAGTACTCTTCAAAGGGGCATTTGGCctattttgtattgtttataGTGTTACTTGAAGAAAATGCTCTctggaaaatgtttttcagtGAATCCAGACTAGCCAATGGGCTAATTCTGATGCTTGTGGGCTACAGCTATTGTTTCTAAATGATGCTTGCAAAGAGACGATTTTGCCTGTTGATAACTCAGGATTATTAAAATGgtagtgaattttttttcataatcaaaAACGTAGTTTCTTATATGAAGGTGTGCCAGTGGCCATAGCACCAATGATATTTGTACCTGGCCGTGTCTAGTATTTCCTGGACATATCCACCACTCTGGTTTTCTGGGAGGAGGGGCATCTACTCAGCACTTTTCTTAGAGCTGTAGCCACATCTTTATTCCTCAAGCTGTAGATGAGTGGATTGAGCATTGGAGTGAGGACGGTGTAGAAAGCAGATacaattttgtctttctctggtgtGTGGTAGGAATGTGGCAACACATTGGTGTAGAAGGCTGCCCCATAGAAAATGCTTACTACCATTATATGGGAAGAACAGGTAGCTAAGGCTTTGCCCCGGCCCTCAGCAGAATTCATGTGATGGACAGTGAGCAGGATGCGTGTGTAGGAAACAGAGATTACAGATATAGGAATGAGCAGCATTAGCACGCAGCAGGCGTACATCAGAGTCTCATAGAGAGACGTGTCAACACATGACAGTTTCAGTACAGCTGGGATCTCACAGAAAAAGTGATTGATTTCTCGGGAGCCACAGTAGGGGAAACTCATAGTGAAGGGGGTCAGCATGAACCCATCTAAGGAGCCACCAACCCAGGAACCCACCACCATGAACAAGCAAATCCTGCGATTCATGAGGAGAGGGTACCGAAGGGGTTTGCACACAGCCACATACCGGTCATAAGCCATGAGACCTAGCAGGAAAAATTCACCTCCAATTAGTGTCAGGTAGAGGAAGATCTGAAGTGTGCATCCAAAGAAAGAGATGATCTTTTCCTTGGACAGAAGGTCTTGCAGCATCTTGGGAACAGTGATACAGATGTAAACTGTGTCCATAATGGAGAGCTGGCTGAGTAAAAAGTACATGGGTGTATTCAGGCGAGAGTCCACATGGATGAGCAGAATCATGACCACATTGGCTGTTACAGACACCAGAAAAATGGAGAAGACTACTGCAAAGATAAGCCCAGGGAATTCAGGGTGGGTGATGAGGCCCAAGAGGATGAAATCAGTGGAGTTCTGGAGAGTGGCTTCCATGATCATCTCACAGGGTGGTTCTTAGGTCTTCAAAGGCAAAATTTTGGTGGGTTAATTAATAATCAATATTTACAGTATGGGATAGAGGAAAGAATATAGACTTCAAATCATTTTGAATTCTAGTCTTAATATTAATGGTCTTTGTGACATTGAACAGATATATTAATCTATAAGTTAATACTTTCATTATCTATGAAAGTTTATCATAAGTCTATATCTCTTTAGGCTGGATGTGAGATGTAAATATAATAGTTCATACAGAACcacttttaaaagttgatttatttttattttattttgatcttcTTTATAGTCTTTATAATCATATTACTTTAGGCTAAATATTTCCTGAGGTTGGTATAGTGCCTCGCAACCAATATCCATGAGTTGATTGAATTTGAGTTGTTCTCTGCCATTTAGATGATTACACTGTTAAGATTGTACATAGACATACATTTGTGATGTAATAAATCGACAGAAAATAAGCATGGGCCCAATAAATCTAGATAAATTTAGCATTTGGGGCTGCTGGATCAGGGTCAAGTGAGCTATAGGCAGATGTGCTGCCAAAAAGTTAATGTTTTAGGCATAGGTAACTTTAAGAAGTCAGGTCTCTTTGTTCTCATGGGATAATTTGGAGTGATAAATCTCTAATAAGGATAGCCATGAACTCTATTCCACAATAAGGGGTTTGGGTTCATCTTCGTGGCAGTCTTTGGTCGCCATAATGGAGTAGGTTGAAATTTTAGGACTTAACACTGGCTCATATTACTCTATGGTGACCTaaacttttcttaaattattGGTCAAACAAAACATTAACATAATTTTTCTGATAGGGTGGCATTCTGATTCTATTAATGGACTCCTAATAATCcattactttgttgttgttgttttttcattctttaacatttatttttgtactgTGTTATACTGGTCCTTCATGTTTATAAGTAAAGATAACTCCAGATGGGAAAATGATTTCTGAATTTAGACGGAAAAATATACAATAGTATTATTACAACTCCCATGAACTAAATAGAATCAATTGTCATACCTTTTATTCTTGAAGAATATAAGTGTGCATCTTTTAGATATGTTCATGGATATTGAGGAATGAGTtgtttattatcatcatcatcatcctatTGTAGTGTTCCTCTTCTCCTATTTCAGTGACAGAATTACTAAAGaagtttatttctataaaatgtattGGCCACCATAAATATACCCATATTTTTTGGAGAGAAATATGTAGTCTCTGaagcattaaaaaggaataattataTCTTTATGTGGAACCAAAACTAATCACAGCAACTgacagatttattttcctttctaaatattcATCAAAGATGAATTTACATTATGAGTAATACtctaaagaaataagtaaaatctgGAGGGGGAAGTAAAATCAGTTTTGTGTTAACTTAAGTTTATCACACCTTATTAGCTAAGCAGGACAAAAACAAATGTCTGGATAATTAACAAACCATATCTGAATATCAACTGTAACTCTCAACAAATTTGATGAGCATCAGCTACTTCTGTCTTCTTTAATatatgaaagaattttttatGAGAGATCCAGATCTGACTCATATACAAAAAGGCAGAATTTAAGATTTACAAGTGAAATTGTGTTTATAGCTCTTCACAATAACTgattgaatattaaaatattcatccaGGCAGGCAGTAATTTTATCTTGACCAGCCATATTTTTTCCACTTAGATACATTGtggattttatatttcatttactaATAGTACCAAATCAACTCCCAATAataaaaatccctttaaaaatacaatgaaaaacttaaatagcaaagaaaattaccaatCTGAAAACTGCCTGATAACCAATTACTTTTTAATCAAAATACAGactacataattttatcttatacaAACACTCATACTGGACTCTACATAGTGTTCACAGGAGTAAATCACTCTTATTGCCTCAAATATCTTTGATTAAGGAATgaaatttttctaacttttttagtgtttatcctATAATAATAGGTTATGAAAGTTGAAggaaagatataattttaaaccAAATCCTTTATTCCAAAAATAACCATAGACtcattgtgttaaaaaaaaatggatctagcctgtgtgtgtgtgtgtgtgtgtgtgtgtgtgtgtgtgtttgtgtttgtgtgtgtgtgtcagaaagagagaaagaagaaagaatgtatATTGGGAACAGAGCATGCTAAAGGAGTAGCACATTAAAGGCTTAACACAAAGAAGCATATTTTACTTTGTCAAtgaatcaaatatataaaaaaaataatgtgacacATGGTCAAAATACATAATCACTATTGTAGGATATTTGGAATGGTAATTAAGCCATGacaatatatacattatgaatACAATGATATTTTATGATTAATATATGTTAACTGATATGATGTAAACTAATGTTTACATCAGCtcctaatatataaatttaacattAGTGTTCACACTATTGCTGAAAGTAATGTGTTATTTGACTAATTCACACTACAAGATCCCAGATTCCATTCACCACAAAGTAACCTTTCCTCTACTATCATTTTCTGCTATTCAAAGGTCTAGGTTTTTTTCCGTTTCCTTTCCAAAcaagagtttttttgttgttgttttttttttaacgttttttatttatttttgagacagagagagacagagcatgaacgggggaggagcagagagagagggagacacagaatcggaagcaggctccaggctctgagccatcagcccagagctggacacggggctcgaactcaccgaccgcgagattgtgacctgagctgcagtcagccgcttaaccgactgagccacccaggcgcccctagttttttgtttttttttttaagagaaaggagaaaacaaacaaacaaagaaacaaacaaataaacaaacaaacattttatctGAGACTCAGGCCTTTCTGCTGTTCAAGTCAGAAAATACTCTGACCCACAGACTGGGTTCAGTATTACCCAGCCTTGTTAGTTAGGACATGGGAGTGGTGGAAGATCAGCCAAGGTGTGGAGAGCACTGTGGACAGAAGCTTTGGATCtctgcagtgaaaaaaaaaaaaaaaggaagagtaagtTTTGTAAGAGGTGTTGATCCTCCTTGTGGTCTCCATATGAAGAGAAGTAAAGAGATGTAGGAGAAGTTCTGTGCAAGGTACTGGCTGGTAGATGTGGCACATTTCAAGACAATGGGGAGTTGTTTGGGGAGAAGCCACAGAAGTCCAGGCAGTTTGTGACCCTCATGG from Panthera uncia isolate 11264 chromosome A1 unlocalized genomic scaffold, Puncia_PCG_1.0 HiC_scaffold_17, whole genome shotgun sequence carries:
- the LOC125935062 gene encoding olfactory receptor 2T2 produces the protein MIMEATLQNSTDFILLGLITHPEFPGLIFAVVFSIFLVSVTANVVMILLIHVDSRLNTPMYFLLSQLSIMDTVYICITVPKMLQDLLSKEKIISFFGCTLQIFLYLTLIGGEFFLLGLMAYDRYVAVCKPLRYPLLMNRRICLFMVVGSWVGGSLDGFMLTPFTMSFPYCGSREINHFFCEIPAVLKLSCVDTSLYETLMYACCVLMLLIPISVISVSYTRILLTVHHMNSAEGRGKALATCSSHIMVVSIFYGAAFYTNVLPHSYHTPEKDKIVSAFYTVLTPMLNPLIYSLRNKDVATALRKVLSRCPSSQKTRVVDMSRKY